The genomic interval AACATAATTACTGAAACAAttaggaaaacaaaaaaaaactaatgGAATTTAAAGATGTGGAGGGAGTGAGAGTACGCTCAACATCAGAAGTTCAAACTCtcgttatatatttttttaaatttaaaaaataagtctTAGAAATGATAAACTTCAGTggccaaaatatatatttttttgttttgttttttcccGAAGAGTTGGAAAATAGGTCGTTTTTGTCCTTTATATTGCGGAAGACAGAGAAGTGCAAATGGCGGGTTCCATCTCTTTCCCTACCTCATCGCTTGCTCTTTTCCATGGCAAATTAACAAATGCATGCTGTTGACGCTCAAAGGACGAGAAACATCATACCCTCTGCCATCGACAAGAAGTTAGATCGACTCCGTCGGATCGTGCAGCTTAAGCAAGTGATGCGGCGGTGGCGGGCGCTCACCCTCCGCCGCTGGCCCTCCGTCCCCGGCGGCGGTGGccggagaggaggaggaggatctgTAGCGGTGTACGTTGGTCCCGATCGGCGCAGGTTCTCGGTGCCGGCGCGGTTCCTCAACCTCCCCGTCTTCGCGGCGCTGCTCGAGAGGGCGGAGGAGGAGTACGGCTTCCAGCCGGCAGGCGGCCTCGCGATCCCCTGCGACCCGGTATTCTTCCGCTGGGTCCTCGACACGCTCGGCCGCGACAAGGCCCGATTCGCCTCACTCGGCCTCGACGCTCTCCTCGCCCTTTTCGCCGCCGGCGATGCCGCTTCCGCCTGCAGGGACGCTGCCACCTCCCATGCCCTCTCTCCATTGCTCCCCAAAACTAGGGCTTGATCGGTGCTCTTCTGTCTTTCCCTTCGTACGGAGTGGAAGATCCACCCACGAGATCCTCAACAGAGTGACTCAAGCGGAATACGAGTCCCTTTTTGAGTAAAACCTCGCCTTCTTCTTCCTCGTGAAAAATTGAATTTTCACTGCTGATTTATAAGTCAATTTCTAAATGGGTGCTTTCTTCAAGATCGTTGTTTTCTCTCCGAATCATCTGCAGTGTAAGATTTGTGCACCCGAAGTCAGATTTGTCTATTGTGCTTTCTGTAAAAGATCCCCTTTTGACTTGTGTTTCATGCTCTACGATTACAACATCTCAAGATTCTCACCATAACCATACATTTGCAAAAGTGCATTGGGCGCTTATCTCCAAGATTTGGACTCCATCGCTTCGATTACCAGTGACGTGAATTGAAAGAAGTATAGGAGCAGATTTGAAAGGCGAGTCAATGGTGAGTTGATGGTCCCCTTGTTCACCTTGTCTTCATCCTTATTTGTCAGCAACATCCTGTCCCAGTCTCAGATTCTCGGGTTCCTGTCGTCCCCATTGAAATACACATTTCTGTTTTCTCTAGTCCGTTCCAAGTATTCCAACATAGAAACAGCATGATGATGACCTTGCAGAGGAAGATCAAACAAGGAAGTCTTCTCTTGACTACTCTTGGAGACAACCCTCCTCTGTTCATCCACTAGTAAATCTAGAAGCACCCATGGTACTGCATCATTCGACTTCCACAGGCCATCTTGATATGTGGTGCTCTAGGAATTCATGTTGACGTCTTACCGCTGCACCATGCCCATGGGGGAAAGAAGTCTTTCTTATGCTTACACAAGTTAACACACATGTGGACCGAATCTCCTGTCATTCTCCCTGGCCTCCTAGTTTGGCCGCACCACTTCCTTCAGGTTTGCACCAGTAGAGCTCCTAATCTGCTTCGGCGATCTGCTCTGAAACATCCAACAGAATGATAACTAGTAAACTGTATTGGTCATGATACAATTACAAATAATTAAGTACCGAACTCTTATACGCTAATGCAACATAGGGAATGGTCAAGATTGTCTCTCACCAAAAATGTAATCATGTATGAAAAATTATAGGCTCGAATTGTTATTAGTTTGGGATTTTGGATTTAAAGCCGTAAATGGTAAAGATGAATAATGAAAGGCAACCTAATATGATCTAAACTACGATTGCAACgaatcaaataacacaaaatattCAATGAAACCTAAGATAACTTAGGCTAtgtttggtagggtgtaatctgtcttgtaatgtaatcaggattacattacaaggttgattattttgtttggtttaattttaaacttgtaatgtaatgtaatctggattacaaaaggtagtgaagttttgtaatatggattacaaattaaatactatgtaatcggattacattacgaggtccgtttaatcaaaatttaaatgttgaatatacccctagtccaccGTGGTCGCCATCCACCGTCGTCGGCTGCCGTTGCCCATCGTCGTTGGTCCCGCCTGCCGATCGCCGCCGGCGACCACCGCCGCTGCCGGCGACCACCGCCGCTGCCGGCGACCATCGCCCGCCGCCGCCATCGACGACCATCGCCGCCGTCGGCGATCGTCGCCGGCGACCACCGTCGGTCGCCGCCGGCGATCGTCGCCGTCGCCGGTTGCCGGTGGCGGGTGCCGGCGGAGGAGGCCAACGGCGACGACCGTTGGTTGCCGCAAGCTCCGGCAGAGGTGTGGCGACCATTGGTAGAGGCCGCaaaatatttttgtcattttataataatacgaattacattctttataaaaaataatggacactaaacaaaagaatgtaatcatccttgtaatcaaagattacatacattacattaccaaacgtagtaatgtaatcaagattacattacattacattacaaatttgattacattacaattaatattatattacacccaaccaaacgtaaccttaacctatttgcaaacaaattgaaaattaaagaaCTAAATTAGGAATGGAAATCAATTCATGAAATTAAAAAGCAAGGCACTCTAATTCGATTTAACCTAAATTCTAAACTGAATAAAACTAGACATGAATAATAACAGTATAATTAACCAACACAAATCATTTAATCAAAGTCTATATCGAATTCAAAGGAAATGTATGCGAGAAAATAGAGTAAGCTTCATCAAACTGATCACACAAAGGAAAACTATAGACAACAATGAATGAAACTGTGAATCTACGAGGCTTATAACTCGAGCTAGGGCAACGCCCAACTCGTGCTGAATTGGATCAGCTGTGAATGGAAAATGAAGGCTCGGTTGAAGGAGATCTGATCGGAGAAGACGAAGTGTTATCCGGATCTTGAAGAAGGTAGATGATGTGCGGATGAAGAAGGATCGGTTGAGGAGGGAAATCTCCTTTCTCTCCGATGTGACTTGCGATGTGGATGGCCGGCGTGAAGAAGAGAAGGTAGGCAGAGCTTTGGTGATGTGCGTGGATGAAGTAGGGGATCCCCTGGCTTCTCCGGCGGTGAGTGGATGTGGACGGATGAGGAATGAAAATCCCTTGACCTCGATGGACGAAGGAGCTTCAGTGGCCGTGGTGGAAGCTGGAAGATGATCGCCGACCTCCCTGTTGCACCGATAAGAAGATGAACTTGCCTCTGGCTTGATGTAGATGTATAGGGAAGGGAAAATCTCCTTAACCCTAATGGCGTTCAATTCCGGCGAAGGTGTCGGCGGATAGTGGAAGAAGAAATCCGATGATCTTCCCTCCTTCGCACATCCCCTGTTGTCCATTGACGATCTCCCAAACTCTTGAAGCTTCTTGTTGTTGAATCCCATCAGATCTGAGCGGCCGGCCAAGAAATTCTCTAGATCTTGATCAACTACCGGATCAGtttagatctggatcaaaatctTCAGAGATCTTGATCAATGACTGTGATCTATTCTTATTTGAGCTTGATAGATTAGATTTTTGATGGATGATCTCTTCAAATCTTGGATGAACAATCCAAATGACTCTAGATTGAATCTCCTCATTTAAACCCAGAATAAAGATCAATTAGGAtcgatttgactcgagtccatggCTCCGTGATTGTCTACAAAGACACATTCCAATAGTTAGCCTTAATTccataaataaaagataaattgCATTAAAGTCAAAAATGAATCCAACTCGTGAAATATAGTATAAATGCGAATTTAAATACACGAGAGGATTAAAATTATGAATTTAGCAGCATAAAGAATGTGataaaatgatggttatcaaatCTCTCACACTTATTCTTACACATCTCGAGCTAACAAATAAAACTATGAAACAAAACAATACTCATCTCCAAATTAATTCCGTAGCAATAACTCGAGGATAATAAAAGGTAATTAATTAAACCATCTAAAGATCAAACATTCATTAATATAATTTCTACAATAATAAATAAACATGGTGATTTCAAtccatttattaaaaaaattaagaaagatgCAATCTCACGAGGTAAATATTTACTCATACTCTTACAATCAAATACGGAGGTAGAGGTTCACTCAATATAATACAACAATTCATTACCATAAGTTTGCTTATTTTTGTAGGATGTGTGTAGTGACTGCACATGTTAATGAGAGAGTGGGTGTTACTTGTCCATTCATCTTCCTCTATTATGTGCATTTATAGTAAAGGTTACCATCGCTCTTCCTATATATAAGCGTCCAAAGCAATCAGAAAAAGAAGGTGAAGAACAAGCTGGTTCGTTCATTTGCAAGAGAAGGGATTTGGTTTGTAGAAAATTGAGAAGGTTCCTCGTGGTGATCTTCTTGGCAACAGTGAGTGTCCCGTTGTTGAAGTAACCAAAAGAATACCTAATGTTGTTGCCAATGTTTAGCTTGCTTCAAGATCAATGACTTTGAAACATGcatattgatccggtggtaagagtccgggaccccctaacgaggggtcaacgtcaCGTGAaggtcaaatggccaagtagcccgccggagaaggggAGCCGACCagacttggaagaaatggataaggccgatcggccgaccaagggacattcggtagtaaaaggcgccctgaccgggttggggttccgacgctcaatgaaacaatgtctcAGAGCCGGGAGGAAGTCACTCGCTTGGAAGTCTACCCGGCATCTCAGCACAAGCGACAGGCGAGATGTGAGGGGTgtgccgtccggccggcgcaggggatgaaggcCGTTCGACGATGTTCTCCGTCCAGCCAGCTggacgtacgtcccggccggcggtaaaggagaacaggaaccTCTCCTAATAGCCGTCAAGTCACAtgactaagccatactcctagtctgacaacggagTGTCTTggtgtcccatcgaaggcgcgatgggactgttgcagtatggcgtcaggtaagttttctgacaggcGCACACCGAGGCATGGGCTACGGATACACACGTGCCTCGATAGGCGTgtaggagctttttcatcgccctatataaggaaccgtagacttcgccggaggtacgcattctacaagcttgggagctcctttttccactacttacctgacttgagcgtcggagggtcgtcgccgggaaccccttcccggcccgacttctgtgcaggatcgccggagcttcggaggcctgtgccatcgactaggagagcgccgcgtgcccagcgtcccttggttcggcgattcggataGGATTAATTTGGCGCCgactgtgggaacgctcctgcatccgatcggaaacaatggacgaggctggacgacaacacgtggTGACACTTTCGactgaggaactcgacgctctgatcgagataagggccgccaagcttgtggagcaaaaacagaaggcagcagccgagcggccggagcagcaagcaacttcagcgtctggtggccgagaaGATGCGGCAGCCCACcgggataggggatcttct from Zingiber officinale cultivar Zhangliang chromosome 6B, Zo_v1.1, whole genome shotgun sequence carries:
- the LOC121990020 gene encoding auxin-responsive protein SAUR50-like, with the translated sequence MHAVDAQRTRNIIPSAIDKKLDRLRRIVQLKQVMRRWRALTLRRWPSVPGGGGRRGGGGSVAVYVGPDRRRFSVPARFLNLPVFAALLERAEEEYGFQPAGGLAIPCDPVFFRWVLDTLGRDKARFASLGLDALLALFAAGDAASACRDAATSHALSPLLPKTRA